Proteins from a single region of Oncorhynchus nerka isolate Pitt River linkage group LG18, Oner_Uvic_2.0, whole genome shotgun sequence:
- the LOC115146337 gene encoding galectin-8-like: MAVAHAKQTVLNPVIPFTGAIPGGLHPGEIVLIQGTVHNDADRFQMDLSCGTSTKPRADIALHFNPRFKGSPCVVCNSLVQESWGWEETLQQLPYRQGAAFETIILVHDDVFKVAVNGSHLLEYKHRIPLDRIDTFSISGKVKVRAIGFIPSSAIYSISGDLSLPYKGSLLKGVSPGQHITIKGHVSMYPHSFTVNLRNNGSENIALHLNPRMKSALFIRNSYLSESWGPEERELPVFPFSPGEYFEMLILCQPHQFKLAVNGSHLLEYRHRVQDLSTINQLEIMGDLELMDIKLW, from the exons ATGGCTGTGGCACATGCGAAACAAACGGTCCTAAATCCG GTGATTCCATTCACTGGGGCCATACCTGGGGGACTACACCCCGGGGAGATAGTCCTTATCCAGGGCACTGTTCACAATGATGCTGACAG GTTCCAGATGGACCTATCCTGTGGCACCAGCACTAAACCTCGTGCGGACATCGCCCTCCACTTCAACCCCCGTTTTAAGGGCTCCCCGTGCGTGGTGTGTAACTCCCTGGTGCAGGAGAGTTGGGGCTGGGAGGAGACCCTTCAGCAGCTGCCCTACAGACAGGGAGCAGCCTTCGAGACGATCATCCTGGTCCATGATGATGTCTTTAAG gtggcagtaaatgGTTCTCATTTGTTAGAATACAAGCACAGAATCCCACTGGACAGGATTGACACATTTTCTATATCTGGGAAAGTCAAGGTGCGCGCCATTGGCTTTATACCAAGCTCA GCAATATACTCAATCTCAGGTGACCTG AGTCTCCCTTACAAAGGCAGTCTACTGAAAGGGGTGAGTCCAGGACAGCACATCACAATCAAGGGACACGTCAGCATGTACCCACACAG CTTCACTGTGAACCTCCGCAACAACGGCAGTGAGAACATCGCTCTGCACCTGAACCCCCGGATGAAGTCGGCCCTGTTCATCAGGAACTCCTACCTGAGTGAGTCCTGGGGACCAGAGGAGAGGGAGCTTCCCGTCTTCCCCTTCTCGCCTGGGGAGTACTTTGAG ATGCTGATCCTCTGCCAGCCCCACCAGTTCAAGCTGGCGGTGAATGGCTCTCACCTGCTGGAATACAGGCACCGGGTGCAGGACCTGAGCACCATCAACCAGCTGGAGATCATGGGAGACCTGGAGCTGATGGACATCAAGCTGTGGTGA